The DNA segment TTGGCCGAAGCAATGGGCGCCAGTTGCAGAAAATCTCCCACGATGATCACCTTCGAGGTGGCCAGCGCCAAGGTACAGAATAGGGCTGGGGCCAGGGCCATGCTGGCCTCGTCGATGATCACGGTATCGAAACGCTGATTGTCGAGTAGCCGTGAGGTGTAGGTCCGGGTCAGGGTCGTCGCAACGATCCTGCTACGGCGCACGAGGGCCTGTTCAATCTGAGCGATCTCGTTCTCAAGGCGATCAAGGGTGCCTTGTAGATCGTGTCGGATGCCCTGCATGGCCTCATGGAGGGCGCAGAGTTGTTCGGGTGACCACGGGGCATCCGGCAATTGGTGGTCCTGGCGGAATTGTTCCATGACGCGATTGAGGGTGTCGATCCGGACCTGTGAGTGGAGCACCTGAGATTGCAGGGACCGGAGCGTAATTTCGTCGGCAGCCTGATAGTCTCGGAAACACGCAATGTCGTTGACGATCCGTGCTTTGTTGCCGTGTTCGAAGAGCCGACGGAAAGCAGGACTAGCATTGAAGGCTCGAAGCTCGCCTTCAAGTTCTTGAATGGTCATGGCGCGCTCGGTGATGAGTCCGCGCAGACGGCGTTCATCGGTGTGGAGCATCTGGTGCCGTTCGCGCAACGTCTGCAATTCTCGCCAGTGAGTGTCCAGTCGTTTGGCGGAGTCGGCGCTGTGAGCGAGGTACGGCAGGTCTCGATCCAAGTCCTGTAATTGGCGGCGAAGGGTCTTCGCGCGTTCTTCGAGCGGCAGTGTGTGGGTGAGCGCAACTGTCTCGAGATTGGCCATTTGGCACTGATCACTGCTGTCTGGACTGGGGGTGCCGATACGAATGACCTGATCGATGGCGAGATCGGGAGATTGGCTGAGCAGATGCTCCAGAATGTTGTCGATGGCCGTATTGGTCGGGGAGCAGATCAGGGTTCGCCCATTCTGCGCCAACAAGGCCTGGCTCAAGGCGGTGATGAAGGCGGTTTTCCCGGTACCAGGAGGGCCCAAGACAAATAGAAGATCTCGTTCGAGGGCATTGGTATAGGCCTGCGCCTGCTCGGGATTGAGGCCTGAGGCTTCCGGCAAGCGGTCGAGAGCAGTGATCGTGGCGATGGCATCAGGATCAAAGGCCTTGAGAGCGAGGGCGGTTCCGAAGGTGTCCGGTTGCTGGCTGATGGATTGCAGACGTTTGTCGAGGGCTTGCAGCAAGCGGACTGAGTCGAAGGTGAGATGTGCCGAAGGGATCGTCTCCGGGGCTTCGCCCTCGAACGCTAAGGCGAGGCCGTCTGGGGAAAAGCCAACGATTCGACAGGGAATGCGCTGGCTGATAAGGACCAGGGAAGGATTCGTGTCTTCAACGAGGTTGGCCGGAATCGGCTCAGATTGAAAGAGATAGTAATGTGTTCGCCCAGTGACGTGTTGCCGTTGCCCGTCTGTGAGCGGGACGCAGATAGTTTCCTGACGTTGCCGAGGGGTGCGACTCTGGAGTTCGTCCTGGAGCGCGGTCCGAAATTGCTCGATGAGGAGGAGCGCGCGGGTCGACGCAGGCTTGCCACTGCGACTGGCATGGAGAGCGACCGGTGCCTGGGGCATAGGACCTCCTCGATGGCTGATAGAATGAACAACCCAGATGCCCGACCTGCGCTCATCCTGAGCGCCTCGGGACACCTGTGAGGAGGTTGGGCGGTCGCACCGGTGAGGATGGGGAGTGAAGGAATCATGGATGGTCGTGAGTCTGCTGAACTAGGCCTTCCTGCTTCGGTGGCTGTGTTTGACCAATATTGGTTCCATCTTGTCTCACGTACGTGGTCAACTCCCTCACCCTCGCGGTCAGTCTCGCTTGGTTTGTCAGTGACTTCTGCAATTCCGTGGATATGTAGAGAAGAGCTCCACGTAACGCCTTGATGGTCGCATTGGCTTCCACTAACTGGTCGCCAAGACTGCCAATGACTTCTTCGCCTTCAGTTCGTTCAAATGTCTCCATCATCATTGCCCCTTCCTCGATCCGTTCGTCGTGACTGCGACTTGTCGTGCAAAGTCCGCCTATTAAGTTCACGAATATCCTGACCATCCAATCTTGTGTAGCCAGGTGGACGTCGAGGGCTTGACTCGTTATTCGGTCTTGGATACCATGAGCACATATTCTTTTTCGTAGGCTTTGCCGAACCATCCTTTCTCTTGCATTGTACTCGGTACAACGTCTTTGCATCCGCAGTCTAGTCCTTGTGAGTGATCATCACAGCTAGATTGCTTCTCTTCTGTCAGTGCTCCATCTCTCAATTCCATCGATCGGTCCACGTTAGGTTCACGCCATGTTCCAGGTCTAACGTTCTCCTTGCTTCCTGTGTAGGCAAAGAGAATTGAAGGCAGGATGTTTGGCGTGATCCTCTTCACCATGCATGAGCCATGTGCCCATGCTTCATTAAGGAGGTCTGTATGACGATGCGTGTACCTTGTCCGCCGGCGGTTCAGTGTCTGTGTCGCTCACGCGATACTGATCGAGACCGGGCTCTTGAGCAAACATCTCGAACAGCTGTGCCATAGGGTTCGCTGACGCGAGTTCGCTGCGTTGAGTCCTTCCGTCTCGTCTCCTAACTCCATCGGTGGTACGTAAGCTGCCGTTTACGTATCGCTCCGATCACCGTTCAATCACATCACACACACATTCTAAACATGCTGCACGTGACGCAGGATCGCGAGATGCTGCCGTCAGGTGCCCGGAGGCGTCCATGTACACAAATCAAGCAGTCAGTGTGGACATGCGAATTGTCGGCAAACTGGTACTGGTGGATCTGCATGGATCCGGCGATGCATTGCAATTGGCATTTAACGATCTGGCGAATCGCTTTGAATTACTGATCGAGGCTGGGGCGCTGAAATGGTCGAAGGCAAGAGCGGATCATTTCGTGCTGATGCCGCAAAGCGATTGGACCTCGTTGGAAGTGATTAGCGAGACAAAGCGGCAACTGCGTCTGTGATGTCTCGAGCGAGGGCCTGTTCCTGTTCGGTGAGTGAGAGCGCTTGGGTGAGATGATTGACCTGAGAGAGCACTCGTTCGCTGAATCCTTCCAGTGTACAGAATTCACGTGATCCCACAAAACGCGCGTTGGCGATGAGTAGCTCCTGGCGGCTGTTCACAAAGGTGGAGAGCTGACGGGTGATCTCTAATTCCGGCGTGAGTCTCATGGTGTTCTCAGAGTGACTGAACACGGCGCCAACTCTAGCAGTTGGGTCGAGGGTGGTCAATGGGACGGCATGTCACGCACGATGCTGTTGGAATGCGCCACGAAGCACGTCTGAAATCAACACATCACAACATATATCATGACATGAAAGGATCTCATCATGACGACATCCCATCTGACATCGAAGCATGCAACGTTACGTGGACTTCTCAGTGCAGCCCCTCGCCGTACTCCCGTGGTGGATGCAACGTGGGTTCGCTCGGAGATGGCAAAGGCGATCGTCTCGGTAGTGGTTCAAGATTTCCAACGAATCGCTGCAGATCACGGTCGCTTGGTGCATGCCTGGGAACGACTCGCTCTGGAGGACCTGCAACGACTAGTCTGGGAGCTGGAAAAACCACGTTATCAGGTGCATCCAGCACAATGGGCTCGTCTGCGCGCACGCCTGGCAGACTTGACCGATATTGAACGGCGCAATGCCAAGATGTTGAACGCTCGCACACCGTTCGAAAATCGTTACGACGACGATGACGATCGTGGTGAGACGTGGGAAGACATGGCCGAACTGGATTACACGGTGCCTGCTCCTCGTGGGACACGTGCTGCTCAAGCGATCGATGCGACAGTCGATACACCGCTGTGTCCCGACTGTGGCTCGTCGTCTGTGGTGGTGTCCATGATGACGGTCGGTGTCCATCAGTTAGATCTGAAAGAGGCGCATTGTCTGATTTGCGCGTGGCGTGTCGAACTCGGACGCAAACCGAGTGCGACGGTCGATGTGGAATCGGATCTTGAGCTGGAGGATCACGGAGACGGAACGCTTGCGGGGCCGATAGACGAATCTGAAGAATCAGCAGACGATGACGAACAGGACATCGTGCAGAGCAGCATGGCCGGCGAGGAGGAGACTCAACGCAGTGTGGTTGGGGACTTTGAGACGCAGGATATGGAGAGCGCGGAAGATCCTGTAGATCAGCTGATGACCTTGCAGAATCGCTTTTGGCAAGACTGGACGGTCAAGCCCCTTCGTTGCGCACTATTAGAGGGCACGATGCGGGAACGACTGAGTGGGGAGCGGCTTGATATGATTTGGGCCGTAGCGTCCACACTCATGGAATCGTGCCGTGGGCTGGGTCGCGCGGAGCAACAGGAAATCGCACGTTGGCTGATGCGAACGTCGACCGAGGAGTTGCGCGCGTTTCTCCCAGAGTCGGAATTGCCGGCAGAATTGGCTCAGCCGGAACGTATGTTGGTCGTGCCGTCCGTATCGACGAAGATACAGAAGTGGCAGCTAGCATGTCGGCTGGCATTGAGACGATTCCGAGTTGCCAGCGCGGGTGTCAGAATTTTGGCCCCGTCGTTTGGTGTCTCACCGGACGTATTTCGAGCCGCGAGTGCCTAGTGCCCGTGTCGATAGGGGAGCAGCAGAGGGAGCGCGTGGTTTCTTGGAGAGCACGCCTCTCTCTGTGCCCTTGTCAACTATGCCTGGAGGCTTTCATGAATGCGATCGATACCATCATCAACGAGATTGTCCAACACATACACGGATCGAGCTGCATCCCTGAGACGTATGAAGCCGCATTTGTGACAGCTGTCTGGGAGAGAGCGCAAGCCCTTGAAGCCCCGCTTCGAGATGAGCTGCTTTGTCGGACGGGCGTCACTCAGGACTCGGTGAAGCAGGTTCGTGAAGAAGCTGCCGATGCGCTCTATGAGGCTCATCGCGCATTGTATGGGACAGCGTGGGAATAGTAGTTTTGGACTAGAACTCCTTACGCATGGCCCCATGTAAGGACCGACACCAGTACATGAGGGGAGACACTTCGTTGTGGAAGACGCGAGTTCCTTGGAACTCAGTGCGTCTTCCCGGAAGTGCTCCCCTTTTTTTTGCCTTGCCGCCGGTCGGGGCTTAGGCAGCCTGTCGGTGTATCTCCGGTGGCATCAGTTCGATGTGGTCGGTGACAACATGAGTATACGTCAGTCCGGTGTGCGAGGAGGTGCGGGTATCCAAGCGCCCTGTAACCTTGACTGTTTGGCCCTTCGTCAGGGAGGGGAGCTGGTGGTCGAGGGTGTGGTCCCAGATGCAAACGGAGAGAAACAGTGGTGGAGTGTGTCCAGGACGAGTGGTCTGAATAGGCCGGTCGATCGCGACGCGGAGATTGGTTACCCTGCGTGCGCCGACTGAGGCGCGCACGGGAGTGGTCGCGACACGGCCAACGAGTTCGACGTGAGCATAGGTCATGAAAAGACTCCTTCACATGGTTGAGCGGAGGGATGTGCACTGCCGTATCACGAAGGGTGAGACTAGGCTGCAGGCACGTGGGCGGCCTCGCGGTTGGCTGGGAGTTGCCCGTAGGCCATGGCGATGTGTTTGAGCGCGGATTCTGTCAGCCCATAGTCCGCGGCGAGGATGCGGCAGCCAGCCTCCTTGTTGCGAAAGCGTTTCAGACTGTGTCCGAAGAAGCGAATCAATGGTAGCAGGAGTTGATCGGTTGGGAAGAACAAGCCGGGTTCCGGATGCGCTAAGCGTTCGTTGCTGGCGTTGGGATCGCCAGCCAGGATGGCGAGGTCCTCTTGTGGAAGCCCATGGAGCCAGCTTGTGATGGCCTGCGCGTCGGTCGGAGAGAGGTGGTGTGGGGTGGACGTGAGGATACGCCCGGCCGCAACCCAGACCGGCATGCGATTGTCGTGGGCGTCGAGCTCGAGGATGGCCTGGTTGAGGAGGGCCTGTCGAAGTGGGTGACGGCCCTGACAGAACAGGGCATAAGCCGGTGCGTGGAGCTTGTCTTGCAGATCAGGCAAGTCCACGTCGCTCTCGTCGTTCGGGATGTCGTCTTGGGCAATTTCATGGGAAGACTCATAATCGAGATACTCAAACGTGTCGATCTGCGTGGTGTCGTCGAACAGATCCTCGCTGTCCTGGCCGCTGTCGAGATCGAGGGCGTCGTCGTCAGCTTCGGCCTGCTGGCCGTGGTCTACATAGCAGGCTCGCGCAACTCGTTCTTCGTTCTGCGCGATATCCTCGGCATCGAGACCGGGCAGCTCGGGGGCATGTTCTCGATAAATTCGGTGCGAACAGCAGAGGCATTTCAGGGTATCGGCATCCTCCCGAATATAGTTGCTCTGAATGCTGACTTTGCACCTGGGGCAAACGAGGTCGTTTCCTGATGCGCGCGCTGGGGTGGCCTGTGCTGATTGGGGAGTGGTCAGATGCAAGCCGTGGCAGGAGGGACATTTGCCTCGACCGGCGCGTGCGAATGCACCTGGGCGAACTTCTTTTCGGAGTAGCACCTCTTGGATGCCACAGAGTGTTAGCAACCGCTGTGCATCGAGTTGGAGTACCCTTCGCCCGTCTGGGAGGACCATGAAGGACGGATCCGATGTCCGGCGAGAGCTCTTCGTGATGAGCGGGTATTGGGGGGCGGGATTCTCGTCGTCGAACCTGGTGCCTCGGGAGAAGACCTGATCGCGGTCCTTCAGGGACCAGGCGTCCATATGGGCCTGAAAGAGGTGATCAATGAGGGTGATGGCTTCTTCCTCTTCCGCCTCGGTGGTGACGAGAACGCGGTCTGGAAGTGCGGGAAGCCAGGATGTCTCAGAGTTGGCATTGGAACCGAGAGTAGAAAGCTGCAGCTCGCGAAGATCTTCGATCGAGAGGCACTCCACGGAGGAGTGGGCCTCGTAGAGGGCGCGGGCTATCTGGGCGTGCGTGATTTGGGCAGTGGTCATGATGAGACACTCCTTGTTAAGACTTGGATGGGCACGTCGCGCGGCTGTGAATCCGTGGGTGTGGTGATTAGGTCGTCGTCTTGTCCTTCGGCCGCGACAGGAATTCGAGGTCGGAGGGGTGTTTCACGTGGAGATAGTAGGTCCGTTGGATGCGGTCTTGTTTCTTGAACGTTCGTGACTGTAGCTCCCCACGGACGCGTACCTCCTGGCCGACGCTCATGTGTTGATGGAGTTCCGGTGACGCTCCGGTGACCTTCACATCGAGGAACATGGGATTGTCGATTTTGTCTGAGGGGGCATCCGAATGAATGGCGAGGGAGAAACAAAGCATATGGCCATGTCCGGTGTTGTACTGCATCATTTCTGGTGGATGGGTCAGTCTTCCGGAATACAAACTGAAGTTCAAATCGCGCTTGCCTGACATATTTGCTCCTTCGGTGGGAGTTGACATCCTTCCTGGTTTGAATGCCAGGAATTCCCTCGCGTCTGAACTGATCACCGAGAGGGGTTCGCACTTCGACGCCAGGTGG comes from the Nitrospira sp. CR1.1 genome and includes:
- a CDS encoding AAA family ATPase; protein product: MPQAPVALHASRSGKPASTRALLLIEQFRTALQDELQSRTPRQRQETICVPLTDGQRQHVTGRTHYYLFQSEPIPANLVEDTNPSLVLISQRIPCRIVGFSPDGLALAFEGEAPETIPSAHLTFDSVRLLQALDKRLQSISQQPDTFGTALALKAFDPDAIATITALDRLPEASGLNPEQAQAYTNALERDLLFVLGPPGTGKTAFITALSQALLAQNGRTLICSPTNTAIDNILEHLLSQSPDLAIDQVIRIGTPSPDSSDQCQMANLETVALTHTLPLEERAKTLRRQLQDLDRDLPYLAHSADSAKRLDTHWRELQTLRERHQMLHTDERRLRGLITERAMTIQELEGELRAFNASPAFRRLFEHGNKARIVNDIACFRDYQAADEITLRSLQSQVLHSQVRIDTLNRVMEQFRQDHQLPDAPWSPEQLCALHEAMQGIRHDLQGTLDRLENEIAQIEQALVRRSRIVATTLTRTYTSRLLDNQRFDTVIIDEASMALAPALFCTLALATSKVIIVGDFLQLAPIASAKTQATKHWLARSIYDIAQITSGRDPRVVPLSMQYRMHPDIANVSRRLYARAGLSYVSAPSTLTDRSQTAEAAPAPGHSLIFCNTEP
- a CDS encoding single-stranded DNA-binding protein translates to MTYAHVELVGRVATTPVRASVGARRVTNLRVAIDRPIQTTRPGHTPPLFLSVCIWDHTLDHQLPSLTKGQTVKVTGRLDTRTSSHTGLTYTHVVTDHIELMPPEIHRQAA
- a CDS encoding single-stranded DNA-binding protein; translation: MSTPTEGANMSGKRDLNFSLYSGRLTHPPEMMQYNTGHGHMLCFSLAIHSDAPSDKIDNPMFLDVKVTGASPELHQHMSVGQEVRVRGELQSRTFKKQDRIQRTYYLHVKHPSDLEFLSRPKDKTTT